The genomic interval TTCTTCAGACAATCCAGTTGTTCAACAACTTGGCACTGAATTTCCCTGTCCGATTTTGGGAATTCCACCCGCAACTCAATAAAATTAAAAATTAAAAATTGAACGTATCTTGTAGAGACGCGATTAATTGCGTCTCTACTGGCGTTTAATGCGATCGATTTCTCGCTGAAGTTCCTCAATCTGCCGACGCAGTTCATTCACTTCTGCCTGGGCTGTTGGGGGAGTTCCCACATTCGTTTCAAACTCGACTTCGACCGATCCTTCTGCTCCAGCACGGGGGTAGTTTCCAGCTTTGATCTGGCGATACTCCTCAGAAATTGCCCACTCTCGTAAAAAGTGAACCCGTTCTACCGTAAATGGGTGGCTTAGAAAAACGCCCTGGGAAAGGTTGTTATAAACCAAAAACTTATAGATCTGGTTCAGACCATCCTGATCCAGATTTTGATAGCGCTCCGACTGGCGGATGAATTCTTCCAGGCTGATTTCGTGGGCGTGGTTGCTACTCCCACCAGCGATTTTCATCATGGAACACATCACAGGGTTCAGATCGTCCATCACCAGAAGGGAGGCGCGATCGGCAGATAGTTCTGCCTTCCGCAGCCATTCATAAAAAGCAACCAATAACCCGGTGGTGATCAGCTCACTGAAGCCAAAGGTCATTCTTGCCAATCCTGAGACTGCCATTGTCGTCCAGATTGCCATTTGCATCAGGGTAGAGTGACCACATTTGATGTGCCCCAGTTCATGGGCAATCACCGATCGCAACTCAGCTTCATTCAGAAGATCCAGCAATCCCGTGTTAATGGTCATACAGGGATGTTCCTGCCCTAATGCATAGGCATTCACAACGGGATTCTGGGACACGAATAAATCGGGTTCGGGATGAACGTCCAAATCCCGCATACACTCCCGCAAAATTTGATAAACGTTTGCATACTGGCGTGGTCCGACCTGTATGCTGTTACCCATTTGAAAAATAAATTGGGGTCGTTCGGAAAGAAACTCGACAAATTTGCGGGCAACCAGGTCAAACCCCGGAACATTTCGGAGCGCTTGTTCTGCCTGTCGATCTAAAGGATGCCGAAAAGCTTCGCTAGAAATTCCCGTATAGGTGGGCATTCGTAACTCCTGGGGGGGTGAGGGGAAAGGATAAAGGATAAAGGATAAAAGGGAAGATGAGGGAGGTGGGGGAGAAAGGGGTGTGGGGTTTGAGGGCTTCGACGGGAGCGCTCAGCCGAACGGCGGGGAGGATGGGGAGGAGATGGTTTCGTCCTTTGGACAGTTTAGCCTGTGTCAATTCTGAGGGTGATCACGATCGGAAGCGGACATCCCCTACACCCCACACCCTACACCCCACACCCCGTCTTAATGCGATGTACCTCCCTTGAACGAGAATTGCGATAGTGTTCTGGGGTATTCAGGTCGATCAAGATTTCTGGGGTGTTCAGTTCCACCTGTTGAATTGCTGTGTGCCACATTTTGACAATTTGCCGTAAGCCCAGGGTTTCTTCGTTCAGGGTGTCCAGCAAAGACAGCGCACTTGCAGAAAACAGTAGGGGATGCCCCAGTTTGCCCTGATGTGTGGGTGCAATCATGAGGGCGTTGGAAGTCAGGTGAGCTTGAATCAACGATCGATAAATCCAGTTGGGGCGGGGTTGGTCTACGGCAGAAATTAACAACCCTGACAGTGATGGTGGAAGATGCTGCAATCCAATCTGGATTGAACTCACCTTTCCATTGGCGGAACAGGGATTAATCAGGATTTGTGTTTCAGGGGGACAGTCCCGTTGGCGATCGCAGTTATGCGTCCCCAGTACAACAATTGGTGTCATGCCAGCCATCTGGAGTTGCTCTACTTGATAGGACAGCAAAGTTTTGCCATTGAGCCAGGGCAATCCCGCTTTGCAAGTTCCCATTCGGGTTGAGGCTCCTGCTGCCAGGACGATCGCAGAATAGCCAACCATAGATTAAAAATCTAGAATTTCTTTGATAACACTCTTTAAGTCTGCATCAGTAGGTCGTTTTGCAAACTGCTCATGACTGTAAATCCAAACCAGCCTGATTGTATAAGTAGTTGAGTTTATCAAATACATTAACCTAATTTGCCCAGATGCCCCTTTTGCAACCCAGAGTTCCAGCTTATGAAATGTCCACCCTTCTGGTAAGTGAATTTTCCCCGGTAAAGGTTCATTACGAGAATTGTTGGGGTATTGATCGTCAATCAAATCCTCTAAAGTCTTTGCAATGAGTTCAATAAAGCTGCCCTTGTGGACTTTTGCAAGTTTCTTGAAAGAACGTTTGAAATTGTCTGATTCTTCAATCGAGAAGGGAGTTGAGCCAGTCATGCACTTCTCCCTTCCTGATCCGATTGAAAGATTTTGCAGCAAGTGCATTCTTCAAAACTTCAGACATTGCTGCATTATATGTAGGGTTATCACGCTCAATCAGATCAAGCTTTTGGTAGCCTAATGCTTTCATGTCATCCGGTAGAATTGGCTCTATTGAACTTCCCTCAGGAGATAGACCCCTACGCGCGCGCTTCCAGGGAAATTCTCCATGAGTCATATCACTCAAGCGATAAGCATGGTAGCCACCGAAGTATTCCCAAACTTTTTCTAAAAGCTCTTTTTCGTCAGATGGAAGTTGCGACAAAGATGCTTCGCGAGGGATTGGTAACTGTTTAGCTTCGAAATCACTGTAGAACCTGTAAGCAGGAGGACAAACTGGCCCATAACGCCATGCTTGGATTTCTTCTTCAAACAGGGGTTCGTTGTATAGCGCCAAATGTATGCTTTGAGCATAGTACAGAAGCTTCTGAACCTTCATATTGGTCATTTCAGCTTCGATACCATCCTCATAAGCTCTCATAATGAAGTAGCGAGCCGCATTGAGACAGTTAATCATAGCTCAACCCCCGCAGCCTCTAAATAAACGCTTCATCCTAACAAATTTGCAGAATATTCACCATCTAGCTATTATAAACGAATTATAGAAATAGTACAAATATATCATTATGTCTCACAAGCTCCTTTCTCTGACAGGCGATTGCTCTACCTGTCCCGGCTTGGATGAAAGAGGTAAACCCGTACCACCCCGACGCACTTTAATCAATTCGGCGCAAATGCTAACAGCAATTTCTTCTGGGGTTAATGCTCCAATATCCAGCCCGATCGGTGCATGAATGGTTTGTGGCGATGCAATAAATTGCGTCTCTGCATCCAGGTTCATTTCCTGCTGCAAGGTATGCAAAACCGTTTTCACCCGTTTTTCGCTGCCAATCATACCGATATATTTGATTTCTCGTTGGACTAAAAGTTGTAATGCTGCCAGGTCATGCCTGTATCCCCGTGTTACCAGGGCGGCGTAGAGTTCGGGCATCTCTGGTACAGAATCGAGTGCTTCTGAAATTGGCTGTGCCAGAATTGCTGCTGCCTCTGGAAAACGCTGAGAATTGGCAAATTCGGGGCGATCGTCCTGTACCAGGATTCGGAATCCACATTGGTAGGCAATGTGAGCTAAAGGAACCGCAACGTGACCTGCGCCAATAATCAGCAGGGTGGGGGGGGAGAGGAGAGGTTCGAGGAGAAATGAGGGATGAAGGATGGGGGATGAAGGGGGTGGTTCGGTGGGAGGTGGGAGGTGGAGGTGGGGCGATCGATCTTGTTCAAAAGGGGTTACGAGTGTTCCTGATTTGCCCGATTTCAGGCGCTCAATGATTTGATTGACAAGTACCCATGCAGTTTCTCCCTGCCAGCGTTCTAACCAGACCTGCATCATGCCTCCACAAACACCCTGCGTTTCCCGCTGGGGTGCCCCCGACAGATCAATTTCAACGAATTGCTTCTCGCCTGTTTCCAGAACCGATCGTGCTTGTCGAATTACCTTCGCTTCTCCTGCTCCACCCCCGATCGTCCCAATGATGCTGCCATCTGCCCGAATTACCATCTTTGCACCCACTTCCCTGGGGACCGATCCCTTAATCCGGGCAACCGTTGCCAGCACAACGGGTTGCTGTTTCAAAGCTTCAGCCATCTGTTGGTAAAACTCAAGCATGGGGATAGAAGGTGGCAGGTGGTAGGTGGTAGGTGGTAGGTGGTAGGTGGTAGGTGGCAGGTGGCAGGTGGCAGGTGGCAGGTGGTAGGGACAGGATAAAGGATAAAGAATAAAAACTCACTCCTCGCTCCCCCTTCTGCCCTCTGCCCTCTGCCTTCTGCCTTTCGTATATCAAGAGCCAGGAGCCAGAATGGAAGTTCCTCCTGACTCCTGGGTTGAGGTTCACGTTAGAGCCTAACACCTGATACCGGTTCCCTGCCTCCTCATGCCAGGGAAGAAACCTGAGACTGGGTTGCCTGCCATAGCTTCAGGACAAAGAACTCGGTGCGATTGGAGAACGCCGTGATAAACATCCCTTCGTGGGCATCGGCACTCTCAGCAACCCAGCTTCCCTGCACACTGACTTCCACAAACTCGTCATCCACAGGGGTAACTGTAATGACCTGGCTTTGCTCCAGTCGCAACGCCATCTCCAGATGGGCAAGTCCGGGAACATCCACAGGCAACAGGAAGGATGCTTTACCCGGTTCGATGTGCAGTCTTTGTCCCGCCCGCAGTGCCAGGACAACCCGCTGAGCTACCAGCGTTTCCAGAGGAGTCGCCATCCGCTCCAGGTGCAATCCAACATCGGTGTAAGTCAACTTCAACATCCTGTGTGCCTCCTTTTTAGGGTAGGGGGGAAGGGGTGTGGGGTGAGGGAGATGCGATCAAAAACCCCCGCTTCTGAAACTCAGAAGCGGGGGTGGCAGTTTAGTCATACTGTTTGCCTTATGTGGGTGCCAGCTTACGCCTGCACCTCCCGCTCTGGATCAAATCATCCGAATTCAACCATTCTTGAATGGCACTAATATTCCTGCCGCCGCCAATGGATTTGCCGCAAACGAGTTGCACCATTCCTCCAAACGCATACAGCACAACGGTTGCCGTCAGCCCCAGGGCGGGTCGGCGATGCGTTGCGCTGTGTAAGGTCGGTAGGAGAGTGCGGATCATGGAAGGTCAAAAAATTAAATCTACTGTTTACATACTACAGATGTAGTATTTGTTTGTCCACTCTTTTAAGGAACAAGAATTAAATAACATCGACTTTTGTAGGTTGGGTTGAGTTCGCGAAACCCAACACCCCGCAGATGTTGGGTTTCATACTTCAACCCAACCTACGCAGGTTATTTAATTCGCAATCCTAAGCAAGGAAGTGGCACAAGTGGGAATACATCGCTGATAAAGGCAATTACGGAAAACCGAAGCGGTGGATTAAAAAGTTCCAGGGTCTAGAACTGAATGCTTCGCCCGTACAGAATCCATCGTGATGTAATTGAATTCGCGATCCTGAGCCACAGCCCTGTGGTGTGAGGTTAATCCAAATAAAACCGACGATAGGTGAATAGCCCTGACTTAGTGGATTTAAGATCCCCGGATTCTTTAAGAATCCGGGGATCTAGGCACCTGATTTTTGCTTGTTTCAGTGCCATTCGACTGTAGGTTAATCCTCTGGCTTAGGAGGAGGGGGATTCTGCCACTTTGGGCTTTGCTTTGGGTTGCCAGCGTTTGAGTTGGGTGGCAACGATCGCCGTGATCAGGGTGCCGATCGCGATCGCAGCCACGTAGGGTCCCCCGTTACCGACCGCATTGGGAATTGCTAAAACGAATATGCCGCCGTGGGGCGCACGCAAGGTGCAACCAAACAGCATCGACAGTGCCCCGGTAATGGCAGAACCAGCGATGCAGGCGGGAATCACCCGTAGCGGATCTTTTGCTGCAAAGGGAATGACGCCTTCGGTGATGAAGGAAAGCCCTAACACTGTTGCTACTTTGCCCGCCTGGTGTTCATCTTCTGTAAACAGGCGTTTTGCCAGGAGGGTCGCCAGCGCCAGACCCAGAGGTGGCGTCATTCCGGCTGCCATCACCGCTGCCATCGGTTGGGTAATATCGTTGGTCAGCAGCCCAACGGCAAAGGTATAGGCGGCTTTGTTAACGGGACCGCCCATATCGACTGCCATCATGCCCCCCAGAATCAACCCCAGCACAACAGCATTCGTTTGTCCCATCCCTTTCAGGAATGCAGTCAGACCATCCATGAGTCCTTTTACAGGTGCCCCAAAGACGTAAACCAGGAGTAACCCAACCACCAA from Kovacikia minuta CCNUW1 carries:
- a CDS encoding alr0857 family protein; the protein is MLKLTYTDVGLHLERMATPLETLVAQRVVLALRAGQRLHIEPGKASFLLPVDVPGLAHLEMALRLEQSQVITVTPVDDEFVEVSVQGSWVAESADAHEGMFITAFSNRTEFFVLKLWQATQSQVSSLA
- a CDS encoding XdhC family protein, with product MLEFYQQMAEALKQQPVVLATVARIKGSVPREVGAKMVIRADGSIIGTIGGGAGEAKVIRQARSVLETGEKQFVEIDLSGAPQRETQGVCGGMMQVWLERWQGETAWVLVNQIIERLKSGKSGTLVTPFEQDRSPHLHLPPPTEPPPSSPILHPSFLLEPLLSPPTLLIIGAGHVAVPLAHIAYQCGFRILVQDDRPEFANSQRFPEAAAILAQPISEALDSVPEMPELYAALVTRGYRHDLAALQLLVQREIKYIGMIGSEKRVKTVLHTLQQEMNLDAETQFIASPQTIHAPIGLDIGALTPEEIAVSICAELIKVRRGGTGLPLSSKPGQVEQSPVRERSL
- a CDS encoding Panacea domain-containing protein gives rise to the protein MINCLNAARYFIMRAYEDGIEAEMTNMKVQKLLYYAQSIHLALYNEPLFEEEIQAWRYGPVCPPAYRFYSDFEAKQLPIPREASLSQLPSDEKELLEKVWEYFGGYHAYRLSDMTHGEFPWKRARRGLSPEGSSIEPILPDDMKALGYQKLDLIERDNPTYNAAMSEVLKNALAAKSFNRIRKGEVHDWLNSLLD
- a CDS encoding M48 family metalloprotease; protein product: MPTYTGISSEAFRHPLDRQAEQALRNVPGFDLVARKFVEFLSERPQFIFQMGNSIQVGPRQYANVYQILRECMRDLDVHPEPDLFVSQNPVVNAYALGQEHPCMTINTGLLDLLNEAELRSVIAHELGHIKCGHSTLMQMAIWTTMAVSGLARMTFGFSELITTGLLVAFYEWLRKAELSADRASLLVMDDLNPVMCSMMKIAGGSSNHAHEISLEEFIRQSERYQNLDQDGLNQIYKFLVYNNLSQGVFLSHPFTVERVHFLREWAISEEYRQIKAGNYPRAGAEGSVEVEFETNVGTPPTAQAEVNELRRQIEELQREIDRIKRQ
- a CDS encoding type II toxin-antitoxin system RelE/ParE family toxin, whose translation is MTGSTPFSIEESDNFKRSFKKLAKVHKGSFIELIAKTLEDLIDDQYPNNSRNEPLPGKIHLPEGWTFHKLELWVAKGASGQIRLMYLINSTTYTIRLVWIYSHEQFAKRPTDADLKSVIKEILDF
- a CDS encoding nucleotidyltransferase family protein, whose amino-acid sequence is MVGYSAIVLAAGASTRMGTCKAGLPWLNGKTLLSYQVEQLQMAGMTPIVVLGTHNCDRQRDCPPETQILINPCSANGKVSSIQIGLQHLPPSLSGLLISAVDQPRPNWIYRSLIQAHLTSNALMIAPTHQGKLGHPLLFSASALSLLDTLNEETLGLRQIVKMWHTAIQQVELNTPEILIDLNTPEHYRNSRSREVHRIKTGCGV